From the Thomasclavelia ramosa DSM 1402 genome, the window TTTTCCTTTCTTTATCTTATTCTTTATCCTAGCTTCTGTTATTACAACAGTCTTCAACCTGCCTGGTAATATTACCGCACCAATTAAAGATCTTAGCAAATTTTTTATTGTTATGGCAATGGCAGCTATCGGATTAAATACAAATATTGTTAAACTTGTAAAAAGCGGTGCCAAACCAATTTTCATGGGATTTTGCTGTTGGGTGGCTATTACTGTGGTTTGTTTATCAATGCAAGCACTATTAGGTTTATTTTAAAATGACGAATATTCGTCATTTTTTATTTTTAAAACGCCAAGTTATTTACCTTTATCCATCTAGACAAGCAATATATGCGATTAATTTCAAACGCTCTGGATCAATTACTTCATTTCCATATGCTTCATAAAATAAATCACCATATTTATCATTACCTAGATTATAAGCAAGTGACCATCTTCCCCAAAACAAATCATAATGGCGATCACCTACTCCCGCACGTCCCATATCCAAAAAACCGCAAAAACGATAATCTTGGTCTAAAAAAATATTTGGCAAACAATAATCACCATGAATAACTGTATCTTCAACTAAAATATCCTTTTTAGCATTAATATAACTAAACACCTCGTCAAGTTCTAAGCAGCCAATACCTTGTGTCATTTGCTCATCTAAGTTGGCTTGTTGATAATTTAAAAATACACGTTTTAATATTTCTTCATTATGATTTATAGATATAGCTTCAGTAAATTTTGTATCATGGAACTTTCTTAACAGCTTTCCCAAAGTTACTGCTAATATCTCTGGATTAGAAATTAGTTTTGGGGCACAGCTGCACATACCTGACATTCTCTTAGTTAATAAATAATCTCGCTCACTACTGCTATATTCTAGCGCCGCTTGACTGTAATTATACTTACTAAAATATATTAATGCCCGATACTCTGCCTCTAATTCATGTTTTTTTCCAATTTTTAAATAATAATCTTGATAGCAGTAGGTTTTGGCACCAGATCTCCCACTTGTATCTAAAAATAGTTCGGGAGATTTTCTAAATAACTCTAGCAAACTCTTAATATCCATATAAAGATCACCTGCCTCTTTTAAAAATCATCTTTTTTTATTATTATATCAAGGTTATTAATTGTTTCAATTAATAAAAATAGAGTAACGTCATTAGTTGAATCCCTCTACTCATAACGTTAACTCTAAAATCTATTATTACGCTTTTATTTACTTTTAATGTCATCAATGATGATTCCATCTTCAATTGTAATGATGCGGTCTGCCTGATAATTCACTAATAAAAGCAGTTTTTTTATTTTTAATATCAAGCAATTCTAAAACCTCATCAATATTGTATTCCTTTGTCAAAGGTGAAATTCAAGAACAATTAGTACTTTATTCACAACTTATTCACATTTCTTAATAAAGCTATAACCTTTTTTATAATAATCATTTTTCTTATAAAATTCATGTGCTCGACGACGTTCAAGTCCGCTATTGACTGTGATGGCACTTACCTGTTTGCTCAGGGCGTATTGTTCACTATATGCAA encodes:
- a CDS encoding aminoglycoside phosphotransferase APH(3'), encoding MDIKSLLELFRKSPELFLDTSGRSGAKTYCYQDYYLKIGKKHELEAEYRALIYFSKYNYSQAALEYSSSERDYLLTKRMSGMCSCAPKLISNPEILAVTLGKLLRKFHDTKFTEAISINHNEEILKRVFLNYQQANLDEQMTQGIGCLELDEVFSYINAKKDILVEDTVIHGDYCLPNIFLDQDYRFCGFLDMGRAGVGDRHYDLFWGRWSLAYNLGNDKYGDLFYEAYGNEVIDPERLKLIAYIACLDG